Proteins from one Falco cherrug isolate bFalChe1 chromosome 7, bFalChe1.pri, whole genome shotgun sequence genomic window:
- the UBR7 gene encoding putative E3 ubiquitin-protein ligase UBR7 isoform X2 encodes MEAAAAEGAEPGGGCWGGGEEPVVSLAEVLAENEELEKEARAVLGGSDHERCSYSQGAVKRQALYACSTCTPPGGEPAGICLACSYECHGTHRLFELYTKRNFRCDCGNSKFKNLQCKLLPEKGKVNSGNKYNDNFYGLYCTCKRPYPDPEDEIPDEMIQCIVCEDWFHGRHLGAVPPESGDFHEMVCQACMNRCHFLWAYASQLAVPALTKVNSREDEGIVLKVEESEEQKKEIKKENGAEREETKEEKQTEQFNEPSTSSGSACTEVVTKSEEPVCKLKELQSKQFLKKDTATFWPSNWRSKLCTCEDCLKMYSELEVQFLTDECDTVLAYENKGTSDQETERRDPLMDTLNSMNRVQQVELICGG; translated from the exons atggaggcggcggcggcggagggcgCCGAGCCGGGCGGCGGCTGCTGGGGCGGCGGGGAGGAGCCCGTGGTCTCCTTGGCGGAGGTGCTGGCGGAGAACGAGGAGCTCGAGAAGGAAGCGCGGGCCGTGCTGGGGGGCAGCGACCACGAGCGCTGCAGCTACTCCCAG GGCGCGGTGAAGAGGCAGGCGCTGTACGCCTGCAGCACCTGCACGCCGCCCGGCGGGGAGCCGGCGGGGATCTGCCTGGCCTGCAGCTACGAGTGCCACGGCACCCACCGCCTCTTCGAGCTCTACACCAAGAG gaactTTCGCTGTGACTGTGGAAACAGCAAGTTCAAAAATCTGCAGTGCAAGTTACTCCCA GAAAAGGGGAAGGTGAATTCAGGAAATAAGTATAATGACAATTTCTATGGATTATACTGTACTTGTAAAAGACCTTATCCTGATCCTGAAGATGAG ATTCCAGATGAGATGATCCAATGCATAGTTTGTGAAGACTGGTTCCATGGAAGG CATCTTGGTGCAGTTCCCCCTGAAAGTGGAGACTTCCATGAAATGGTATGCCAAGCCTGCATGAATCGCTGCCATTTCCTGTGGGCTTATGCATCACAATTAGCAg TTCCTGCTTTGACCAAAGTGAACTCCCGTGAAGATGAAGGGATTGTCTTGAAGGTTGAGGAAagtgaagagcagaaaaaagaaataaaaaaagaaaatggagcagAACGTGAAGAAAcgaaggaggaaaagcaaacagaacagtTTAATGAACCATCCACTAGCTCTGGGTCTGCCTGTACAGAG GTAGTTACTAAGAGTGAGGAGCCAGTCTGCAAGCTGAAAGAACTCCAAAgcaagcaatttttaaaaaaagatactgcCACCTTTTGGCCATCGAACTGGAGAAGCAAATTATGCACCTGTGAAGACTGTTTG aaaatgtattcgGAGCTTGAAGTGCAGTTCCTGACAGATGAATGTGACACTGTCTTGGCTTATGAAAATAAAGGTACCAGTGACCAAGAAACAGAGAGGAGAGATCCTTTAATGGACACCCTTAACAGCATGAACAGAGTCCAGCAAGTAGAACTCATCTGTG GTGGTTAA
- the UBR7 gene encoding putative E3 ubiquitin-protein ligase UBR7 isoform X1, translating into MEAAAAEGAEPGGGCWGGGEEPVVSLAEVLAENEELEKEARAVLGGSDHERCSYSQGAVKRQALYACSTCTPPGGEPAGICLACSYECHGTHRLFELYTKRNFRCDCGNSKFKNLQCKLLPEKGKVNSGNKYNDNFYGLYCTCKRPYPDPEDEIPDEMIQCIVCEDWFHGRHLGAVPPESGDFHEMVCQACMNRCHFLWAYASQLAVPALTKVNSREDEGIVLKVEESEEQKKEIKKENGAEREETKEEKQTEQFNEPSTSSGSACTEVVTKSEEPVCKLKELQSKQFLKKDTATFWPSNWRSKLCTCEDCLKMYSELEVQFLTDECDTVLAYENKGTSDQETERRDPLMDTLNSMNRVQQVELICEYNDLKTELTDYLRRFADEGTVVKREDIQHFFEEFQSRKRRRTNRMQYYCS; encoded by the exons atggaggcggcggcggcggagggcgCCGAGCCGGGCGGCGGCTGCTGGGGCGGCGGGGAGGAGCCCGTGGTCTCCTTGGCGGAGGTGCTGGCGGAGAACGAGGAGCTCGAGAAGGAAGCGCGGGCCGTGCTGGGGGGCAGCGACCACGAGCGCTGCAGCTACTCCCAG GGCGCGGTGAAGAGGCAGGCGCTGTACGCCTGCAGCACCTGCACGCCGCCCGGCGGGGAGCCGGCGGGGATCTGCCTGGCCTGCAGCTACGAGTGCCACGGCACCCACCGCCTCTTCGAGCTCTACACCAAGAG gaactTTCGCTGTGACTGTGGAAACAGCAAGTTCAAAAATCTGCAGTGCAAGTTACTCCCA GAAAAGGGGAAGGTGAATTCAGGAAATAAGTATAATGACAATTTCTATGGATTATACTGTACTTGTAAAAGACCTTATCCTGATCCTGAAGATGAG ATTCCAGATGAGATGATCCAATGCATAGTTTGTGAAGACTGGTTCCATGGAAGG CATCTTGGTGCAGTTCCCCCTGAAAGTGGAGACTTCCATGAAATGGTATGCCAAGCCTGCATGAATCGCTGCCATTTCCTGTGGGCTTATGCATCACAATTAGCAg TTCCTGCTTTGACCAAAGTGAACTCCCGTGAAGATGAAGGGATTGTCTTGAAGGTTGAGGAAagtgaagagcagaaaaaagaaataaaaaaagaaaatggagcagAACGTGAAGAAAcgaaggaggaaaagcaaacagaacagtTTAATGAACCATCCACTAGCTCTGGGTCTGCCTGTACAGAG GTAGTTACTAAGAGTGAGGAGCCAGTCTGCAAGCTGAAAGAACTCCAAAgcaagcaatttttaaaaaaagatactgcCACCTTTTGGCCATCGAACTGGAGAAGCAAATTATGCACCTGTGAAGACTGTTTG aaaatgtattcgGAGCTTGAAGTGCAGTTCCTGACAGATGAATGTGACACTGTCTTGGCTTATGAAAATAAAGGTACCAGTGACCAAGAAACAGAGAGGAGAGATCCTTTAATGGACACCCTTAACAGCATGAACAGAGTCCAGCAAGTAGAACTCATCTGTG AATACAATGATTTAAAGACAGAACTGACTGACTATCTCAGGAGATTTGCAGATGAGGGAACG GTGGTTAAAAGAGAAGACATTCAGCACTTCTTTGAAGAATTTCAGTCACGGAAAAGAAGACGGACTAACAGGATGCAGTACTACTGTAGTTAG
- the GON7 gene encoding EKC/KEOPS complex subunit GON7, which yields MELVAELKGRDGQTRSVRVPCPAEEGEGEQLRGLRRGLAELQQRVAELLAPLVQEEREAAGGGGPRGEAEDDDDDDDEELEDEDENCTDAKASAEDPPPKRTKVQQP from the exons atgGAGCTGGTGGCGGAGCTGAAGGGCCGCGACGGGCAGACGCGGTCGGTGCGGGTGCCGTGCCCGGCGGAGGAGGGCGAGGGCGAGCAGCTGCGCGGGCTGCGGCGCGGCCTGGCCGAACTGCAGCAGCGGGTGGCGGAGCTGCTGGCGCCCCTggtgcaggaggagagagaggcggcaggcggcggcgggccgcgCG GTGAAGCCGAGGACGACGACGACGACGACGACGAGGAGTTGGAAGATGAAGATGAGAACTGCACCGACGCGAAGGCGAGCGCTGAGGACCCGCCGCCGAAGCGGACGAAGGTCCAGCAGCCCTGA